Sequence from the Bacillus thuringiensis genome:
CGCCCAGCTTGAAACGATGGATATAACGTCATTCCACCATCTGCAAATAGCGTAATACCAGTTACATAACTCGCCTCTGATGAAGCTAGCCAAGTTGCTACTGCTGCGATTTCTTCTGGTTTTCCAATGTAGCCCATCGGTATCATACTTTCTACGTCAGCACGTTTTTTAGGATCAGCAAACTTTTCGGCATTAATTGGCGTATTTATTGCACCTGGCCCAATATTATTTACTCGAATACCTTTTGGCGCATATTCCAACGCTAACGTTTCTGTCATAAGTTTAATACCTCCCTTACTCGCTGCATAGTGCACAAATAATGGCCATGGAATTTTCTCATGAACACTAGACATATTAATGACAGATCCTTTAATATCGTGTTCCACAAAATATTTAATCGCTTCACGACTTCCTAAAAAAGCTCCTGTTAAATTCGTATTGATTACTTTATTCCAATCTTCAAGCGGCATTTCATGCGATGGTACCGCGTTTTCTATCCCTGCATTATTAATCATAACGTCAAGCGTACCAAACTCTTTTACAGCAGATTGAATGAGATTCACAACATCCGATTCACTCGTGACATCACCTTTTACAGCAATCGCTTCTCCCCCTACTCGTTTAATTTCTTCTAGTACATCATGCGCTTCTGACTCCCGCGAGCGATAGTTAATCACTACTTTCGCCTTCTCCGCAGCAAACCTTACTCCCATCGCTCTTCCAAGACCAGTTGCTGATCCTGTAATAACAACAACCTTCCCTGCTAAATCACTATACATTCCAATACCTCCTTTAACTTTTCGCAATACCTAACATAATTCCGGCTGCAATAATAAAAACGATACCAACAACAATCCCTGTTAATTGGCGTTTCGTTTTTCTTTCACCTAATATAAGAATCCCGCCAAGCGTTGAAATAATAATTCCCATTTGTGATAGAGAAAAACTTGTTGCCACTCCGACACGCGGCTGAGAAATGAATAAAAACATATTTCCAGCTGCCCAAATTAACCCTGGAATAATATTTCGTATTGCATATTTATTAAATGGATGATGTTTAAAAGTAAGCAAAATCCCCCCTAACACCATACCAACTGCTTGTGGCAACAAAGCTGACCAACCATCTACATGAAATAGTCTAATCACTACTACATAAACTAAATAACCGACTGTTGAAATCAATAAAATGATAATGCCCTTTTTAAAATTCCCCGCTTGCTCTGCGCTCTTTTCTTCTTCACTTTGAAGTGATGTTAAAATAACACCGATAATAATACAAACGAGAGCCAAAACACCAAGGACAACTGATATTGTCGTAGACCACTCATGAAATACGATAACTCCAAATAAAGTCGTCGCAACTAATTGAAGTCCTGTTGAAATGGGCATCGTCCTCGAAACGCCCATTAAATCAATACTTTTTAATTGATTCGCCTGACCAAGTGCCCAAAATAAACCTGACACAATTCCAACTCCAATAACAGTAGGAGTTAATACTGGCTTCATAAAAATATAAACAACAATCGAGAAAATAAGTGCGCCAAGTGTTGTACCAAGCGTTTGACTATACGGTCCCCCGCCCAGTTTCACGTTAAATAGCACAATACTTCCCCAAAATATAGCTGGTAAAATCGCTAAAAGTATGTCCATCGCTCATTACCTTTCTTTACGAAATATCTTCAGTTACCTTTCTACCCCATTAGAATGTGCTTTCATTTTTTCTTTCGCCCGTGCACAAACCTGTTCTGCAATCGTACTAGACACATTTTTTTGTCGCTCAACTTTCTTTATCTTTATGTGATCTAAATTGTCTTCCAAAGTAAGTGTAACTTTGTCGTTGGGCGGGTTATGTGCACCTTGAAATGTGAGAAATTGTAGGGTCACTTCAAATCTAGGAACGAACTCATCTTTCTTACCGAGACGCTCTATATTTATAACGGCATCACATTCATATTGATCTTCTGTCGCTTGCCTTATAACAGAATAATATCGATTTAATAGCGCACTTTCTAAAAGTTGTTCATTCGATTCTTTGGCCAAAGAATAACTTGGCAACAAGGAAAAGATAAAACATATCATTGTTAGCATTACACATAGTTTTTTCATAACGCCCTCCTTGTTCTATACATTAGTGTTCTCAAAACTGCCATAAAAAAACGACTTTCCCTATATAGGAAAGTCGTTTTAATGAATCCAATATTAACCACCGCTCACTGGTGGGATTAGTGCAACAACATCACCAGATTGAATCGTATCATCTTCATTTGCATATTCTTCATTAATCGCAACCATAATTGGTGCCAATACTGGCACATTATATTCAGTTGCAACAATATCTTTTAACCCTGCAACCGTAATATTTTCTTTCTCTATTTGTAATTCACTTCTTCCTGCTTCTTCTTGCAAGTTTGCAAATAACAATACTCGAATCATACTTATAGCTCCTTCCCAGGCTCTCCCGCCGGATATGGCGTTTTTTCTAATTGATCGCCAATCCAAGAGTCTCCATCTTCCCAAAACTCCTTTTTCCAAATCGGAACAATTTGTTTTATGCGTTCCATAATATATTCATTTGCTTCATAAGCCGCTTTACGATGCGGCGTTGAAACAGCAACAACAACCGCGATATCAGAAATTTGCAGTGTACCGATGCGATGCGTAATCGCAACGTGTGTACCTGGCCATTTCTCTTTCACTTCTGATCCGATTTTCTCTAGCATCTTTTCTGCCATCGTTTTATAAGCGACATATTCTAAGTATAATGTACGACGCCCTTTCGTAAACTCTCTAACCGTTCCAATAAATGTTGTAACAGCACCGCATTCGCGGCGAATTACTCTCTTCGCTACCTCTTCAACCAAAATTTCTGTATCAATTACTTCATAATACGTATTTGTCATTTCGCACTCCTTACCGTTTGTAAAAACCAGTCTATGTACAATTCTTCTTCTGTTATATGAAATACTTTATATTTTTCTCGTAAGTTTGCAGGAGCATCATACCACGTAATAACCGCTACTACATTCTCTACTTTATGTAAAAGTTCAACGTCTTCCGCAGAACGAAGTAACACCACTTTCGGATAGCTCTCTTTTTTATAGCCCTCAATTAAAATTGTATCCACTTCAAAAAACTCATATAAGCGGATAATTTCTTGCAAGGACCATTCCTCTCTTAATGACGACAATGAAAGTAATCCAGCGCCTTCTACACTACTTACGACAGCACCAGCCTTTCTATGCCTTTCACTATCTTTTTGCGCTACTTCTGGAAACCCTCCATGCCCGTGATGTTTAATGGTAGCAACTTTCATTTTCCGTTCAGCTAATGCATGCACAACTTTCTCTACAAGTGTTGTTTTCCCGCTATTTTGATACCCTACTATTTGTAAGATTGAAGGGGCTTTGCCCATGGCCAATCACTTCCCTCAGCGTGCTCTAGCAATAATACAGACACTTTCATCCCTGCCTCAAATCCTCGCGTTCCTCCAGGCAACACAATAAAAGCATTTGCATCCGCAAGTGAAGATACAGCACTCGATTTATCTAAACCGACCGGCATCGCTTGTAATGCTCCGTCCACGATTATTACCTTTGCTCTTACAAAACGAGTAAACGGATTTGGCTTTGGAAAATCTTTTTGTAAAATAGCATCAGCTCTATATACGTGAGGCTCCTTCTCATATAAATATGTTTTTATAACCGGATGCACAAATAACTCAAAGCCTACGTAGCAAGCTGATGGATTCCCTGATAAACCGAAAAGTAACTTTCCATCAACTTCAGCTACTGTCGTAACACTTCCTGGTCTCATCGCTATTTTATTAAAAAGTACATGCGCCTGTAACCTTTCATAAATAGCTGGCAAGTAGTCATAATCTCCTACCGACACACCGCCTGTTGTAATTAAAATGTCAACCTCATTCATCGCCGATTGAACAGCTGTAAAACATGCATCTAACTCGTCGGCAAGTTGGCCATAATACCGGACTTTCCCTCCGGCTTTCATAATTTGAGCAGCAATCATATAAGAGTTACTATTTCTAATTTTCCCCGGCTGTAACGACTCATGTACTTCTAGTAATTCACTTCCTGTCGTGACAATCCCAACAACAGGCTGTTTTACAACTTTCACAGTACTATATCCAAACGTCGCTAATAAGGCGGCAACACCTGGATTGATTACAGCACCTTTCTTAACGAGAACTTGATTTTGCTTTATATCTTCTCCTTTAAATGACACATTGTCACCACTATGAAAAGGACGCTTTAGCTTCATATATGTTTTTCCGTTCTTCTCAAAGTCTTCCGTCAACTCTAGCATTACAACTGCATTACAATCCGCTGGAATAGCTGCCCCTGTCATAATACGAACCGCCTGAAAAGATCCTATTGCATCTAGAAAAACAGATCCTGCCCCGATCTCTCCTATTACTTCAAATTCAACTGAATTCTCTTGATTTGCTTCTTTCGTATCTTCTGCTCGAATTGCGAAACCATCGTAAGGAGAACGATCAAAATGAGGAACGTCATGATCAGAGACAACATCCTCTCCAAGAATTCTCCCGTAACTTTCCGTAATAGAAACTTCTTCTACTTCACCATTCTTCGCATATTCCATTACTCTCTCTACTGCCTCGGCAACTTGAATCGGATTTCGTTTTTCTACCATCATTTCTCACCCCATATTTGCAAATTTTTTTATCTCGATTAAACTTTATATATTAAATAGAAATTACTTCAAGGAGGAATTCCATGTCTTCATTCACACATTTTAATGACCAAGGGCGCGCGAAAATGGTTGATATAAGCGACAAAAAAGCAACCGTTCGAACAGCAATTGCGTGCTCTAGCATTGTCGTTACAAAAGAAATTTATGATAAAATTTCTCATAATGAAATCGGGAAAGGTGACGTATTAGCAGTTGCACAAATCGCTGGTATTATGGCTGCGAAACGCACTTCTGATATTATCCCAATGTGCCATACTTTATTATTAAAAGGTGTTGACGTTTCTTTCGATTGGAAACAATACGAAGAACAATACCGATTACTTATTGAAGTAAAAGTTAAAACAGAAGGTAGCACCGGTGTTGAAATGGAAGCTTTAACAGCTGCTTCCGCTACTGCTCTTACCGTGTACGATATGTGTAAAGCTGTTGATAAAGGTATGATTATTGGCGAAACGTACTTACTTGAAAAAACAGGTGGAAAAAGTGGAGATTATGCGAGAAAGTCTTAATCCTCTCTCTGTTGAATCTAAAGGGTTTCCCTTTAGGTTCAACCTATATATCTTGCATATAAACGTTTTGCTACATTTATATCATTCGTCCCATGAATAAACGCCCTGCCATCTGTAAATAAAACAAAACGAAATTCCTCTACCGGAAATGATAATAAATACGGAGTAGCTTTTACATCCACACTTCTTTGTAAGCGCTTTTTAATTTCTTCTAATTTAAATTCATTCCGCACACCTGGACGGATTTGTACTGTATTTCGGCCACATAACACTTCTGTTTTCGTTTGTGCTTCAAATGTTAAACTCGGATATGTACGTAATCTTCCGCAAGATAAACATGTTTCTTTTTTCTGCCTATTCACTTTAAATGCCATCTGTTGATTATTCCAAAGATCAAACGATAGCATAGTTTCACGAAGTGCCCCAAAGTCTTCTACTAATATTTTCAGCGCTTCCGTTATTTGGTGCGCAACTACTAATTGCACTGCCGGCTGTATAATACCAGCAGTATCACATGTTGCCCCGCTCGCCGGATGCTCCATTAAACAGCGGAAACACGGTGTTTTTCCTGGTAAAATTGTATACGTTACTCCGTAGCTTCCGACACAACCACCATATATCCACGGAATATTATACTTTTGCGAAATATCATTAATAAGAAGACGCGTTTCAAAATTATCTGTCGCATCTAATATTAAATCTACATCATTCACTAGTTCTTCCATTTCTTGCACCGTTACATCCGTTACAACCGGATTTATTTCCACCTCAGAATTAATTGCTTTTAAATGTTCTGCCGCTGCTACCGCCTTCGGTTTATACTGCTTTGCGTCTTCTTCTGTATATAATTGTTGTCTTTGTAAATTGCTCCATTCTACATAATCACGATCAGCAATTGTTATTTTTCCAACCCCTGCTCTAACAATCGCTTCTGCATTCGCTGCACCAAGAGCACCAGCGCCAATAATAAGCACATGCTTCTCTCTAATTTTTCTCTGTCCTTCTTCTCCAACACCAGAAAATAATATTTGTCTCGAATATCGCTCCTGCATACGATATCCCCCTTTCTTATCCTCCTATATAAGACATTTCAATTTTCGGACGATTCTTCGCACTTTCTTCTGTCCGTTCATCCGAATACCTATCTTTTCTATTCATCCATACATCTTGTATAACGCTTATTAACTCATCATCCGAAAGATTTCCTCTAAGAAGTTCCCTTACATCCAATCCTTCTGTCGCAAATAAGCAAGTATAAAACTTTCCATCTGCCGAAATTCTCGCTCTCGTACAAGAGGAACAAAATGACTCAGAAACAGAAGTAATAAAACCGACTTCAACGTTTGTTCCAACGTAACGATATCGCTTCGCAACTTCACCGAAATAATGCGCTTCAGCTGGCTCAAGCGGATATACGCTATGAATCATCTCGATTAACTCTCGCTTTGTAATGACTTGATCAAAGTTCCATCCATTTGTACTACCAACATCCATAAACTCAATAAACCTAAGCGTGATTCCTTTCTCTTTAAAATATGTAGCCATCGGAAGTACTTGATGAGCGTTCATCCCTTTTTTCACAACCATGTTTACCTTTACGTCAAGACCGGCTTCTTTTGCAGCCATAATTCCCTTTATAACAGGTTTCGTATTGATATTCCGGCCATTAATATCCTTAAATACATCGTCATCTATTGCATCCAAACTAACATTTACTCTATGTAATCCAGCTTCTTTTAATTCTTTTGCTTGTTTCGTTAAATGAATCGCATTTGTCGTTAACCCTATATCTACTAATCCATCAATTTTCACGAGACGTGTAATAAGCTTTGTTAAATCTTTACGAAGTAGTGGCTCGCCACCAGTAAGTCTAATTTTTCGTACACCGATACTAACAAATAGTTTTGCTAAACGCTCAATTTCATCAAACGTTAGTAAAAACTCATCTTTCAAAAAAGCATAATCTGGCCCAAAAACTTCCGCTGGCATACAATATGTACATCTAAAATTGCAACGATCAATGACAGATATGCGCAAATCTTGAAGTGGGCGTCCAAAAAAGTCTGTAACCATCTCCTGCATCGCCACCCTCCCTTTCTGCCAAATTTCTCTCTTTTCATTCTATTATAATATATTTTCGAACCGCGATGTTTTTGCTCATGTGAATAAAGTAAAACTTTCCTAATCAATGAGACTACATACAAATAAGGAGATAAAAAACCTTGAAGCATAAAAGCCTCAAGGTTTTCTTCTTATTAACTTAATCTAATAATCGTTAGAGTAGCCCCCGGTGTTGTCGTAGATAATGTAGCTATTGCAACTACTCCAAATAACTGCAAACTAACAGCGGCTCCTGCAGGCAAGTTAGCAATTATTGTAGCATTAAATGAACCTGTAGCTACTGCTGGTGAATTTATTGTTCCTGCAAGCGGACTGCCATTTACAGTTATACGAGAACTTACAAGTAAAGAGGCTGTTAAATTGATTGTATAAGCTATATAGTAATTTCCTGCATTCGCAACTGTAAATACAGTATTTCCACCACTGACGGTAATTCCTGGGCCAATATTTTGATTGTTCGGTAATGGTACGTTCGTACCACCTAATAAAACGGAAATAGCGGTTCCTGATGTATTATTCGCAAACGCATACGTTGCAGTTGTACTAACTCCAGTCGCCCCGGTCGCTCCAGTGGCTCCAGCTCCGGTTGGACCTGTATCTCCAGTTGGACCTGTATCTCCAGTTGGACCTTGTGAACCGGTTGCTCCTGTAGCCCCCGTTGGACCTTGGATTCCTTGCGGGCCTTGAATTCCTTGGGGACCTGTCGCTCCGGTTGCTCCTGTTGCTCCCGTTGAACCTTGGATTCCTTGCGGGCCTTGAATTCCTTGGGGACCTGTCGCTCCGGTTGCTCCTGTAACTCCCGTTGGACCTTGAATTCCTTGCGGGCCTTGAATTCCTTGCGGGCCTTGAATTCCTTGGGGACCTGTCGCTCCGGTTGCTCCTGTAGCCCCCGTTGGACCTTGAATTCCTTGCGGGCCTTGAATTCCTTGTGGGCCTTGTGGTCCGGTCGGACCTATGTCACCTTGCGGACCTTGGATTCCTTGTGGGCCTTGTGCTCCTGTTGCCCCCGTCGCTCCTTGGATTCCTTGCGGACCTTGTGGACCTTGAATTCCTTGTGGGCCGGTTGGACCTATGTCGCCTTGTGAGCCTTGAATTCCTTGTGGACCTTGTGCTCCTGTTGCCCCCGTTATTCCTTGGATTCCTTGCGGACCTTGAA
This genomic interval carries:
- the moaA gene encoding GTP 3',8-cyclase MoaA, which encodes MQEMVTDFFGRPLQDLRISVIDRCNFRCTYCMPAEVFGPDYAFLKDEFLLTFDEIERLAKLFVSIGVRKIRLTGGEPLLRKDLTKLITRLVKIDGLVDIGLTTNAIHLTKQAKELKEAGLHRVNVSLDAIDDDVFKDINGRNINTKPVIKGIMAAKEAGLDVKVNMVVKKGMNAHQVLPMATYFKEKGITLRFIEFMDVGSTNGWNFDQVITKRELIEMIHSVYPLEPAEAHYFGEVAKRYRYVGTNVEVGFITSVSESFCSSCTRARISADGKFYTCLFATEGLDVRELLRGNLSDDELISVIQDVWMNRKDRYSDERTEESAKNRPKIEMSYIGG
- the moeA gene encoding molybdopterin molybdotransferase MoeA — protein: MVEKRNPIQVAEAVERVMEYAKNGEVEEVSITESYGRILGEDVVSDHDVPHFDRSPYDGFAIRAEDTKEANQENSVEFEVIGEIGAGSVFLDAIGSFQAVRIMTGAAIPADCNAVVMLELTEDFEKNGKTYMKLKRPFHSGDNVSFKGEDIKQNQVLVKKGAVINPGVAALLATFGYSTVKVVKQPVVGIVTTGSELLEVHESLQPGKIRNSNSYMIAAQIMKAGGKVRYYGQLADELDACFTAVQSAMNEVDILITTGGVSVGDYDYLPAIYERLQAHVLFNKIAMRPGSVTTVAEVDGKLLFGLSGNPSACYVGFELFVHPVIKTYLYEKEPHVYRADAILQKDFPKPNPFTRFVRAKVIIVDGALQAMPVGLDKSSAVSSLADANAFIVLPGGTRGFEAGMKVSVLLLEHAEGSDWPWAKPLQSYK
- the moaC gene encoding cyclic pyranopterin monophosphate synthase MoaC; this translates as MSSFTHFNDQGRAKMVDISDKKATVRTAIACSSIVVTKEIYDKISHNEIGKGDVLAVAQIAGIMAAKRTSDIIPMCHTLLLKGVDVSFDWKQYEEQYRLLIEVKVKTEGSTGVEMEALTAASATALTVYDMCKAVDKGMIIGETYLLEKTGGKSGDYARKS
- a CDS encoding molybdopterin-synthase adenylyltransferase MoeB, with translation MQERYSRQILFSGVGEEGQRKIREKHVLIIGAGALGAANAEAIVRAGVGKITIADRDYVEWSNLQRQQLYTEEDAKQYKPKAVAAAEHLKAINSEVEINPVVTDVTVQEMEELVNDVDLILDATDNFETRLLINDISQKYNIPWIYGGCVGSYGVTYTILPGKTPCFRCLMEHPASGATCDTAGIIQPAVQLVVAHQITEALKILVEDFGALRETMLSFDLWNNQQMAFKVNRQKKETCLSCGRLRTYPSLTFEAQTKTEVLCGRNTVQIRPGVRNEFKLEEIKKRLQRSVDVKATPYLLSFPVEEFRFVLFTDGRAFIHGTNDINVAKRLYARYIG
- a CDS encoding glucose 1-dehydrogenase → MYSDLAGKVVVITGSATGLGRAMGVRFAAEKAKVVINYRSRESEAHDVLEEIKRVGGEAIAVKGDVTSESDVVNLIQSAVKEFGTLDVMINNAGIENAVPSHEMPLEDWNKVINTNLTGAFLGSREAIKYFVEHDIKGSVINMSSVHEKIPWPLFVHYAASKGGIKLMTETLALEYAPKGIRVNNIGPGAINTPINAEKFADPKKRADVESMIPMGYIGKPEEIAAVATWLASSEASYVTGITLFADGGMTLYPSFQAGRG
- the mobB gene encoding molybdopterin-guanine dinucleotide biosynthesis protein B, giving the protein MGKAPSILQIVGYQNSGKTTLVEKVVHALAERKMKVATIKHHGHGGFPEVAQKDSERHRKAGAVVSSVEGAGLLSLSSLREEWSLQEIIRLYEFFEVDTILIEGYKKESYPKVVLLRSAEDVELLHKVENVVAVITWYDAPANLREKYKVFHITEEELYIDWFLQTVRSAK
- the glcU gene encoding glucose uptake protein GlcU — encoded protein: MDILLAILPAIFWGSIVLFNVKLGGGPYSQTLGTTLGALIFSIVVYIFMKPVLTPTVIGVGIVSGLFWALGQANQLKSIDLMGVSRTMPISTGLQLVATTLFGVIVFHEWSTTISVVLGVLALVCIIIGVILTSLQSEEEKSAEQAGNFKKGIIILLISTVGYLVYVVVIRLFHVDGWSALLPQAVGMVLGGILLTFKHHPFNKYAIRNIIPGLIWAAGNMFLFISQPRVGVATSFSLSQMGIIISTLGGILILGERKTKRQLTGIVVGIVFIIAAGIMLGIAKS
- the moaD gene encoding molybdopterin converting factor subunit 1 codes for the protein MIRVLLFANLQEEAGRSELQIEKENITVAGLKDIVATEYNVPVLAPIMVAINEEYANEDDTIQSGDVVALIPPVSGG
- a CDS encoding DUF3888 domain-containing protein, translated to MKKLCVMLTMICFIFSLLPSYSLAKESNEQLLESALLNRYYSVIRQATEDQYECDAVINIERLGKKDEFVPRFEVTLQFLTFQGAHNPPNDKVTLTLEDNLDHIKIKKVERQKNVSSTIAEQVCARAKEKMKAHSNGVER
- the moaE gene encoding molybdopterin synthase catalytic subunit MoaE codes for the protein MTNTYYEVIDTEILVEEVAKRVIRRECGAVTTFIGTVREFTKGRRTLYLEYVAYKTMAEKMLEKIGSEVKEKWPGTHVAITHRIGTLQISDIAVVVAVSTPHRKAAYEANEYIMERIKQIVPIWKKEFWEDGDSWIGDQLEKTPYPAGEPGKEL